DNA sequence from the Lachancea thermotolerans CBS 6340 chromosome H complete sequence genome:
AAGCATCTTCTGTTTTACTCTCGGGAACCGTTGTCCTCTCTGTTTCTGAACCGATGCaaatcaagaagctcacCCTGCGAATGTATGGTATGCTGCGCCTTAACCTTACCACAACGTACCGTGGTCCTAAAGGACCTActgaaagaagttttaAATACGACAAACGATTCTTCGAGCATGTGTGGGATAACATCAACATTCAAGACTACTTCCACAATCTTTACGACAACTACGGTTCCCAGCGGTCAATATTAAGCAAGACAAACTCTTTCAGTACTTTGTACAACTTGCACAATAAAGCCAAATCGACAACCTCCCTAAAGTCCCTGGGATCTGGTTCGAGTGGAAATAGTCACCTTTTGGTGAAGGGCAATTATGAATTTCCGTTTAGTGCGATTCTTCCAGGGACGTTGACAGAAAGCGTGGAGGGCCTTCCAAATGCGTCCGTGATCTACAAAATTCAAGCGACTATCGAAAGAAGCAAATTTGCTACGGACCTGATATGTAAAAAGCATATGAGGATTATCCGCACACTGACTCCTGACGCTGTTGAACTAAGCGAAACTATGTCTGTGGATAACACATGGCCCAACAAGGTGGACTATTCTATTTCAGTTCCAGCCAAAGCAATTGCTATTGGATCTTCTACTATGATCCACATCTTGATGGTGCCACTCTTGAAAGGTCTGAAGCTTGGCCCTATCAAAGTGACTTTAGTGGAGTATTCTTCTTACTGTGCTCCATACGGTGCTGGAAATACTCAAGAGAGGGTTGTTAACAGGGTTAAACTTTCTGACCCTCTTAATCATTCGGCTGCAAGCAACTCACTGCAAGAAGACTCCCAATTCCAAGACAAGTGGGAGGTTGATGCAGTATTCAATGTTCCGCCGAGTCTGTCGAAGTGTACGCAAGACTGTAGCATCTTAAGCAACATTAAGGTGCGCCATAAGTTAAAATTTGTCATCTCTCTGATCAACCCAGATGGCCATGTTTCTGAATTACGTGCCTCCCTCCCTATCCAGTTATTCATCTCCCCTTTTGTAGCTTTGGGTGTAAGGTGCACCGACTCACTCGACAGCAGTGCAAATATATCAGCTAACAGTACAGATGTTGAAGGAGATGACGATGACATGATATTCGCAAATTCAGCCTCTGAGCTCGACCTTGCTGCCCTCAGTAGTGATACAGGTCAAAATAACACGACGAACGTTACAGCGGCTTTGATGGCTCCTCCAAACTATGAAAGCCACATTTATGATAGGCTCTGGAGCGGCATTTCTGTGGAAAATACTCCAACAACTTCGGGCAGACAGTCTCCAGTTGGTCCCAATGAAAGTTCGACCTTGAGTAGTCCACAGCAGGTCAAGGAGCTTCAGGAAgggcttcaaaagcttcacgTACAACAGAGTTTGTCAGGAAACGaaaatctttttgaaagtcaTGGAAATGGGCAGCCCATAAGCCCTGAGGGGAATGGCCAGCCTGAAAATGGTTCCAGGTCTAACCCCCCAGTTGACTACTTTGCAATGCCTGTGCCCCGTCATGTTCAAAGCATGATGAATATGAACACTGGCCTCAGATCGCCGACCCCAATGTTGTCGCCAGGTATAGACTACCTTTCGCGGAACAATTCGTTTGGCCCAATACCTCCCTCATCCAAGTCCGACTGGAAGCTCAATACTTTAAGTAGAGTTCCCTCTTACGAGAACGCTATGAAAGGCGACTCTCTACCTATTGACCTCCCCCCAGCATATCCCAACGAAGATGGCGAGGAACCTACATATGAGCTGGAAAGGCCAAAAATGGCACATCAGAAGTCTTCTGGAATGCACAGAACACCCAGTGGCAACCAACTCTCACATGCTGCGTTGTCAAGAAGCAATaacagctcttcctcttcccttccaaaatttcagCTTTCCAGAAGTAATACTGGTGGGTCAAACATATCAACAAATGGCGGATTGGGTGGAGGCAAGAATACTACCGCGTCAAAGCACTTTGGTTTCAGTATGACGCCGCTAGGCCACAAAAGGGAACAGTCAAGTACTTCCCTAAAGGCTGAAAATTCACCCGAAAGAGCATCCAATTATGTAGTAGATGGAGGCGAAAGCTCTCCCTCTTCGATTAGCAGAAACGGGTCACTCATGAATCTCAAAGGGCTATTGCGTAAGAAAGACAAATGAGATAACTCAAAAATTTGGTGTGTTAAATGCAGCCAGACACGGTGAGTGACAACCTAATTCTCGATTGTGACCAGGTTCAATATTATATGCAACAAAGTGTACTATCCCGATTACCAGTTGCAGTTATTAAATAAAGACCTTTTCAGATACATAACTCATAAAATTCCAAAAGCTTAAACCGCTTCCGCGGGAGGGAACTCTATGCTCATCAGGAAAGTGGGAGAACGGCGCTACTTCATGCTAAGGATCTGTCCGTTTAACTGTAACTTAAATGCGTCGGAACAAAAGTACCAAGTTTTCCTCCATGATACCCCCGCAGAACCCCAAATTTAATGTACCTTTAAAGCGCTTAAGCGTTAGCCCGAGTTGTGGCTATCAGTTAATGGCCGGTTGGCGCCCTGCAGGTAAGTGTGAATTctccttttcttgtaaaatgCGCAGTTATTATTTAGAGGTAAGCGCCATTGGATAGCCTTTGAATACTGAGGGGAACTTAAGCTAGCAGCTGGGATACTGGCTGTTCGTGGAATCGGCTTGCTTGGCTAGGCAAGACACATTCATTACAAAAGCAAAAGTCATACTAAGGCATTTGAGGCATGTATGCTACAAAACTTGAATCAAAGTTACAGTGATTTGGTATCCGTCAACCGGTAAGGTGGCTCATTATTCGGAAGTTGTCACAGAAGCAGTTCACAGCTTTTATTTCAACTGCAATCCCAATTGTATAGGACGTGGTCAAAACATTTGTTCTTTAGATCTTCCCTCGTAATGAAAAAATTCGCTACTCCCCCATCACCCCAACAACAATCGATCTCATCTTCTGAAGCGATTTGAAATAGCAGGTGCGTATAATGTGAGTAGTCTATGCGACTTTCTTCTCTCGGGTCTTGTTGGACAAAGGCACCATAGCCGCCGATTTTGTGGTGAAATGCATCTTGCATCTCCTCATATTTGCATTGGACATCCACATTCCAAACTGTTGAAGGAACGGTAACAGTCTTGTCAAAACGGTAATCAAATGGTGAAATGATTTCAGTCTGCTTCACAAACGTGACCTTTGCTTCAGATTCGATGGGAAAGTCTTCATCATTCGGTTTTTTTTCGGGAAGAAAGGAAAAGTCTGATACTATCTTCTCCTCATCtcccaaaacttcttcgaagtaAAGTATACGAAAATATCTTTGTTGGTGTGGCGGCTCATAGTCGAGCCCATATGTCTCATTATTGGTAGTAAGGTAAAACTGGAGAATACCATACTGCGGATAATTCTCCAAAGTAGGcatatcttcaaaattgattTGAGCAAGCAACTTCATTGGCCTTCCGTCTTCATCCAATGGATATTGAAAACCCAATGGAAAGTAGGGCTCTCCGCCAAACTTACTGTCATAGGGTCCTGTGTGACCTTTCTTAGCTTCCAGGCGAATCGACTCTACCTGTGTCTGTTCGAAGACAGCCCTATACTCCTCTACTTCTGGAGGCAACAGAAACTTGGTCATTAGCTAAAAATAGAAGTCAATGAGCTTCGTAGTCAGTGAAAGTAGCCTTCAATCCCAAGCTATTCGTATGATTTTTGTTACGTCCCATGATTCGGAAAATCCCCCAGCCTACGATCAAATGAGCATACCAACCGCCCATATTTCACCatatgtcacgtgattgAGAATGCGAGTGGACGTGTTGCAAAGAATGAGTAACTACCATCGTTCAGCCCATGGCCTGATGGCTATCCACCAATTGATATATGGTATTCATCATGCATGAAATCAGTTTCTTTGGACATAAGGCAACACTTAACTAAACGCGAGGCGAATAATTCAATCTGTGGCGCGTTCATTTAGTCAATATAAGTTCAGGTCACCTCaatcttcatcaaaggCACTTTCGTTGAAGTTATCTAAAAGCTTAAGCACTACAAGAGAGCAAGCATAGATAGTCTTGGAaaggtcttcaaaaaaccGAGTGTTTCTCCGACTCAAGTTTGGCGGTAGTTCGACAGATGATCAGCCAATAACTTGACCAATTGCTAGTATGAAGCAAGGAGGGCTGACGCGCATGGAGGTCATAGTATCAATTTTTCACCTGGGTATTACTTGCTGCCGGTCCTGAGCTCGGATGAATACATGGGAAGGTGCCACTGAGCCAAAGGAATAAGGCCTGCTCAAATTTGATGGAAAATAGGTCCACAGATCTCGAAAGTCTAAAGAGACGCGCTCACGGTTTATAGCAAACTTTTTATCGGAAAGAGTCATGAGCGTAGACGCACTCCGCAGGCTGAAGTTCAGCGGCGCATACGTATTAACTCAATACGATATTCCAGCGCACCAAAGCGTTGACGGAAAGCTTGCGCTATTTAAAGAGTCACATGAGGATTTCCCCACGTCGAACCGCTTCAGACCCCATTCACGTGCATGTTTATTTTTCGTCATCGAGCCGATATTGTAAAAAATCTGTTTTTTGCTCTAGTACCTTTCAATCAAGGCCACTGACCGGTAAAGGAGAAATGCTGAGTTGCATAGGTAGGTCGACAAGACTACAACGCTCGGTACTGCTGAAGTACACGAACCGCCCTGCAATTGCCAATGCGAAAACCAATCAACCTTCTTTTCACTGCACGCGGTTATTTCATAGCAGCAAATTGCTGCAAGAAgaggccaaaaagcatACACCTAAGGACAGCCTTTTTGATGGAAGACTAGGGAAGCTGCTTAAGTGGTCCGTATTTTCTACTGGTATCTTGGTGTCAACAGTGGGCGTGTCTTTGCTTGGATTTTTCTTGTATGATGCGTCAACGTACAAAGATTGTGAAGTCCCTGAGTTCATCGACGTACCCAAGATGGCTTTGACACCCGAGCTCGGCGGCCCAGAAAACCTTCCTATTTTGAGAGACAATTTGGATGCATATGACTCTGAGGCTAAAGAGAAACTCTCTTACAGGCCCAAACTTGTAATTTTGGGTTCAGGGTGGGCATCTGTCggtgttttgaagtctttaTCACCAGGGGAGTATGACGTGACTGTCGTCTCACCCCAAAATTATTTTCTGTTTACTCCTTTACTCCCATCTGCTGCCACTGGTACGTTGGAAGTGAAGTCCTTGATGGCTTCTATCAGGAAGCTAGTTAATGACGTTAGTGGTCATTATCTTGAAGCAaaggctgaaaaagtcgaatttgaaaagaatcTGGTGAAAGTTTCTCAAGTTAATCCACAAAGTGGTGAGAAGAGAAGTTTTTATTTGCCTTATGATAAGCTTGTGGTTGCTGTCGGCTCAACATCTAACACCCATGGTGTCGAAGGCCTAGAGAACTGCTCCAGGCTCAAAACTGCTGAAGACGCAATCATTCTGAGAAGGAAAATTAAAGATAATCTTGAAGTTGCGTGCTTGCCAACGACATCTGACGAGGAGAGAAAGAAACTCTTAAGTTTCGTAGTTTGCGGCGGTGGTCCCACTGGAGTTGAATTTGCTGCTGAAGTGTTCGATTTGTTGAACGAAGatttgccaaaaacttATCCAAGAATACTAAGACAAGAGGTCTCTGTGCACATTATTCAGTCACGTTCCAATATTCTAAACACTTACGACGAGACCATTTCTGAATATGCCATGCAGAGATTTAAGAAGGACGATATTGATGTACTTACAAACTCCAGAGTTCACAAGATTCTGCCCGATAGAGTTGTGTTTACGCAAAAGAATGCTGTGACGGGTGAGAACGAACTAAAGGAACTTCCTTTTGGGTTATGTCTTTGGTCCACAGGAGTTGCCCAAAATCCTTTAGCGAAGCAAGTTGTCCAAGACTTAGCTGCATTTCAAAGGAACAGGAGAGCTATAGAAACTGATTCTCATCTGCGTGTCATCGGAACTAAAATGGGTGAGGTTTACGCGATTGGCGATTGCGCTACTGTAAGGACTGACCTTGCAGAACATGCTGTTCAGTTTGTAAGACAattcatcatcaacaaacaCCTGCATCCAACGAGAAGTACTGAGATTATTACTGATGATGATATTAGACATTTGTCCATCTCATATGATGAAATTCACGATTTGGCGAGAGAGTTGGTGAGAAGACATCCTCAAACTAGAGAACACCTTTACAACGTTGAGGACATCCTACTAAAGTATGACACTAAGAAAACCGGAGCGTTGGACTTTGACCAAATAACTCAGCTTCTGAAAGAGGTTGAAAGCAAAGCCACCTCGATGCCTGCTACAGCTCAAAGAGCACACCAGCAAGGTAAATATCTTGGCAAAAAGCTGACCAAGGTTGCGCGTAGCTCAGAAACGGCCAAAGTTAATGAAAGCCCACAGCTTATTTCCGACGAGTCTGTTTACAAAGCCTTCAAATATGTTCATTTGGGCTCACTAGCTTACATCGGTAACTCTGCTGTCTTTGATATTCCGGGATATTCTTTTGTTGGAGGTTTAGTTGCAATGTACCTCTGGAGAGGTATTTACTTTGCTCAAacagtttctttgagaacAAGAGTTCTGCTCTTCATGGACTGGTTAAAGAGAggaatttttggaagagacATCCTGTCAGTGTAAAATAATCCATATTGAGACCTACGAGAAAATCGCGTGAGTTCCAGAAACCTTCTGAAAATATATTCGTGAATTGGCAAAACTGTGCAATCTGCTGAGCGGTTCGAACCCCGCGACGCGAGTCATTGAAATGATCATGATTAACGAACATTAGACGTAAAAATTATGGTTTTGTGTCACTTTTTATAATAGTGTCACTGGCAGAATATCTAGAGGATAAGATAGATTAGAAGTGGCTTTTGATACTTTTGTACCGAGTACATTCGATCGCTTACGTGCAACTGTCACGCCGAACCTGAGACTAAGTGTGATATCTTCTTCCGTATATCTATAAGTAAGGTTTGCTGGCAAGTGATAGCCCGGCACCAAAAGATATCCTTTCCTGATTCCCATGCGGAGAGCAGGTGCAAAAGGTTTCAAGCGAGATGGCGGCAGCATCTTGAGTAGCATTTCACCCAATGTGAGCTACTTAGATGGACGAAATAAAAAAACGGTCGGAAAGGTTGGGACAACTGCTCGCAGCACAAATGAGGAGCCGCGAAATAGAACAGAGCTGAGCACAgagaattttcttcaacctgAAATCTCATCGTACCGTTCAGGAAGTGCGGATTCTGCAATTGTTGTCAAGCAAGGTGCCAAAGACCATCTCACAGCCGGCCCAAGTATTTCGTCCCTGTTTATAGGCGACCTTGATAAGGGGGTTACTGAGAAAATGCTCCTGCACGCTTTCTCAGGATTTAAGACCCTGGCTTCAGTTAAAATATGCATTGACTCCGAGACAAAAAAGTCTCTAGGTTATGGTTATTTGAACTTTACTTCAGCTCAGGAAGCGGATGAAGCCATAGAAAAGTTTAGTTACGTCAAACTCTTTGGTAAAGAGGTGCGGATAATGCCTTCAATGAGAAATTCTTACTTTAGGAAAAACATCGGTACAAATGTCTTTTTTACTAACCTGCCTCTTGAAAACCCAGCCTTGACAACGAGGGTTTTTTATGAATCGTTTAGAAAATATGGAAGGGTTCTATCATGCAAATTGGATAGGCGCAAGAATATTGGGTTTGTTTACTTTGAAAGTGACATTtctgcaaaaaaagcgaTTGATGATTTCAACTCAAGGGAGTACTTCGGTAACAAAATTGCCTGCGGATTGCATTTTGATAAGGACATCCGTAAGTCACCACAGTTTGAGAAGAGAAGGTCAAAATTAGAAGGGCTAACTGTTATCAAAGAGAGTTTGGAGAGCGAGGCTTGCACCGATTCCAATTCTTTAGGAGATAGCCCCGGACCAACCCCTTCAACTTCAGTGCATGTCAAAAATCTGCCCATTGGAGTTTGCAACGAGGATCTTTTGAACTATTTCAGCAAAGTGGGCCCTATAAAGTCCGTTTATACATCTAAGGCCGATGTTTACACCACCTCATGGGGATTTATAACTTACAAGAGAAGCAGAGATACCATTCGTGCTCTTGAGGAATTGAATGGAGCTATATTCATGGGAAAAAGAGTAGAAGTTACACGAGCCGTTAAATATAATGGAGAAAGAAAGAGCACGAGTACAAATAACAACGGAATTGAGTTTACAGGATGTGTTGGAAATAATAAATCCAATAAGCAAATTAACTCACTTCTTTCCAATGGTTACAGGCAAATGCTCTATCTCAGTGACATGAGTGCTGTTTGTAatgagaagtttttgagccattTGTGTCGCACAGAGAAAATCAAGTTTCAAAGGATTAC
Encoded proteins:
- the ROG3 gene encoding Rog3p (weakly similar to uniprot|Q02805 Saccharomyces cerevisiae YOR018W ROD1 Membrane protein overexpression confers resistance to the GST substrate o-dinitrobenzene as well as to zinc and calcium contains a PY-motif which is required for Rod1p interaction with Rsp5p a hect-type ubiquitin ligase), producing the protein MMGFSSSKGSKPPALFEIRIKSAEHDVIVVKGAPHEASSVLLSGTVVLSVSEPMQIKKLTLRMYGMLRLNLTTTYRGPKGPTERSFKYDKRFFEHVWDNINIQDYFHNLYDNYGSQRSILSKTNSFSTLYNLHNKAKSTTSLKSLGSGSSGNSHLLVKGNYEFPFSAILPGTLTESVEGLPNASVIYKIQATIERSKFATDLICKKHMRIIRTLTPDAVELSETMSVDNTWPNKVDYSISVPAKAIAIGSSTMIHILMVPLLKGLKLGPIKVTLVEYSSYCAPYGAGNTQERVVNRVKLSDPLNHSAASNSLQEDSQFQDKWEVDAVFNVPPSLSKCTQDCSILSNIKVRHKLKFVISLINPDGHVSELRASLPIQLFISPFVALGVRCTDSLDSSANISANSTDVEGDDDDMIFANSASELDLAALSSDTGQNNTTNVTAALMAPPNYESHIYDRLWSGISVENTPTTSGRQSPVGPNESSTLSSPQQVKELQEGLQKLHVQQSLSGNENLFESHGNGQPISPEGNGQPENGSRSNPPVDYFAMPVPRHVQSMMNMNTGLRSPTPMLSPGIDYLSRNNSFGPIPPSSKSDWKLNTLSRVPSYENAMKGDSLPIDLPPAYPNEDGEEPTYELERPKMAHQKSSGMHRTPSGNQLSHAALSRSNNSSSSSLPKFQLSRSNTGGSNISTNGGLGGGKNTTASKHFGFSMTPLGHKREQSSTSLKAENSPERASNYVVDGGESSPSSISRNGSLMNLKGLLRKKDK
- a CDS encoding YwqG family protein (conserved hypothetical protein), with protein sequence MTKFLLPPEVEEYRAVFEQTQVESIRLEAKKGHTGPYDSKFGGEPYFPLGFQYPLDEDGRPMKLLAQINFEDMPTLENYPQYGILQFYLTTNNETYGLDYEPPHQQRYFRILYFEEVLGDEEKIVSDFSFLPEKKPNDEDFPIESEAKVTFVKQTEIISPFDYRFDKTVTVPSTVWNVDVQCKYEEMQDAFHHKIGGYGAFVQQDPREESRIDYSHYTHLLFQIASEDEIDCCWGDGGVANFFITREDLKNKCFDHVLYNWDCS
- a CDS encoding KLTH0H12936p (similar to uniprot|P40215 Saccharomyces cerevisiae YMR145C NDE1 Mitochondrial external NADH dehydrogenase); this encodes MRISPRRTASDPIHVHVYFSSSSRYCKKSVFCSSTFQSRPLTGKGEMLSCIGRSTRLQRSVLLKYTNRPAIANAKTNQPSFHCTRLFHSSKLLQEEAKKHTPKDSLFDGRLGKLLKWSVFSTGILVSTVGVSLLGFFLYDASTYKDCEVPEFIDVPKMALTPELGGPENLPILRDNLDAYDSEAKEKLSYRPKLVILGSGWASVGVLKSLSPGEYDVTVVSPQNYFLFTPLLPSAATGTLEVKSLMASIRKLVNDVSGHYLEAKAEKVEFEKNLVKVSQVNPQSGEKRSFYLPYDKLVVAVGSTSNTHGVEGLENCSRLKTAEDAIILRRKIKDNLEVACLPTTSDEERKKLLSFVVCGGGPTGVEFAAEVFDLLNEDLPKTYPRILRQEVSVHIIQSRSNILNTYDETISEYAMQRFKKDDIDVLTNSRVHKILPDRVVFTQKNAVTGENELKELPFGLCLWSTGVAQNPLAKQVVQDLAAFQRNRRAIETDSHLRVIGTKMGEVYAIGDCATVRTDLAEHAVQFVRQFIINKHLHPTRSTEIITDDDIRHLSISYDEIHDLARELVRRHPQTREHLYNVEDILLKYDTKKTGALDFDQITQLLKEVESKATSMPATAQRAHQQGKYLGKKLTKVARSSETAKVNESPQLISDESVYKAFKYVHLGSLAYIGNSAVFDIPGYSFVGGLVAMYLWRGIYFAQTVSLRTRVLLFMDWLKRGIFGRDILSV
- the PES4 gene encoding Pes4p (similar to uniprot|P39684 Saccharomyces cerevisiae or to YHR015W uniprot|P38760 Saccharomyces cerevisiae) — protein: MRRAGAKGFKRDGGSILSSISPNVSYLDGRNKKTVGKVGTTARSTNEEPRNRTELSTENFLQPEISSYRSGSADSAIVVKQGAKDHLTAGPSISSLFIGDLDKGVTEKMLLHAFSGFKTLASVKICIDSETKKSLGYGYLNFTSAQEADEAIEKFSYVKLFGKEVRIMPSMRNSYFRKNIGTNVFFTNLPLENPALTTRVFYESFRKYGRVLSCKLDRRKNIGFVYFESDISAKKAIDDFNSREYFGNKIACGLHFDKDIRKSPQFEKRRSKLEGLTVIKESLESEACTDSNSLGDSPGPTPSTSVHVKNLPIGVCNEDLLNYFSKVGPIKSVYTSKADVYTTSWGFITYKRSRDTIRALEELNGAIFMGKRVEVTRAVKYNGERKSTSTNNNGIEFTGCVGNNKSNKQINSLLSNGYRQMLYLSDMSAVCNEKFLSHLCRTEKIKFQRITIDRYDEEGLTFAGSVLCKSRSDSNRLFEVLNGKLIGDSVVKVSWRPASNNCKKPIKQDMPGLPREIICSMGSSATDHVIINSECDAHHQMPYNLSTNITTKRSDPVAKAQLIDVLKREVKDYIDFFKYPDASREVNLACISEYIFDVYWRSDLESLTKFLLLMPTKKLHHKVLEKQVHEAIKFLGFQC